A single genomic interval of Arachis duranensis cultivar V14167 chromosome 7, aradu.V14167.gnm2.J7QH, whole genome shotgun sequence harbors:
- the LOC107458313 gene encoding pentatricopeptide repeat-containing protein At1g19720: MERNLIIIPNRPSGLSLPSYHYSSTQFEFHRKTRFHASSNLVSVTKDSHPKSIEAQLNQLCINGPLTDAVAILDSLARQGSKVRPITYVNLLQSCIDRDCIWVGRELHARIGIVTNLDPFVETKLVSMYAKCGFLEEARKVFDEMRERNLFTWSAMIGACLRECDWEEVVGLFYDMLQDGFLPDEFLIPKILQACGKCRDFETVRLIHSIVIRHGMQCALRVSNSILAVYAKCGEMSYAKKFFESLDKRNSVTWNAIITGCCQNGEIEQARKYFNAMQEEGVEPCLLTWNIMIASYIQLGHCDIARDLMRRMETFGISPDVYTWTSMISGFTQKGFIHQAFDILREMLLSGVEPNGITIASAVSACASVKSLYAGSEIHSLAMKLGLGDDLVVGNSLIDMYSKCGNLEAAQRVFDMMLKRDVYSWNSIIGGYCQAGFCGKAHDLFMKMQESDSPPNVVTWNIMITGYMQNDDEDRALDLLQRIEKDGKVKRNAASWNAIISGYLQKGLLDKGLQIFRQMQSYHTSPNTVSMLSILPACANLVAANKVKEIHCCAVRRNFISEAYVSNIFIDTYAKSGNMMYARKIFDGLSSKDIISWNTLIAGYVLHGQSEFALDLYGQMRREGLEPSRGTFASIILAYSDVGMLDEGKHTFSSISEAYQIRPSLEHYYAMVYLLGRSGKLAEALEFIENMPIEPTSTIWAALFAASRCHRNFGLAILAGERMLELEPGNNLTQLLLSQAYYLCGKSWEAPKLTRLEKEKAVKIPLGQCWIERKNMVHTFVVGYQSKTYLDKLRSWLKRVAVNVNASISGNLPSIEEEDEEHGSIVHSEKLAFAFALLDSHHEGPQVLRIVKNLRMCRECHDTAKNLSLAYGCEIYLSDSNCLHHFKGGYCSCQDYW, translated from the coding sequence ATGGAGAGGAATCTTATTATCATACCCAATAGACCAAGTGGACTTTCACTCCCTTCGTATCATTACAGTTCCACCCAGTTCGAGTTCCACAGAAAAACAAGGTTCCATGCAAGTTCCAACCTTGTTTCTGTCACAAAAGACTCACACCCAAAATCAATTGAAGCCCAATTGAACCAGCTATGCATCAATGGTCCCTTAACTGATGCTGTAGCAATTCTTGACTCACTGGCTCGGCAAGGTTCCAAGGTGAGACCGATCACGTACGTTAACCTTCTACAGTCCTGCATTGACAGGGATTGCATATGGGTGGGTAGGGAATTGCATGCTAGGATAGGAATTGTGACAAATTTGGACCCTTTTGTGGAGACCAAGCTGGTGAGCATGTATGCGAAATGTGGGTTTTTGGAGGAGGCACGTAAGGTGTTCGATGAAATGCGTGAGAGGAACTTGTTCACTTGGTCTGCTATGATTGGTGCGTGCTTGAGAGAGTGTGATTGGGAGGAAGTTGTGGGGCTGTTCTATGACATGCTGCAAGATGGGTTCTTGCCGGATGAGTTTCTGATACCAAAGATTCTACAGGCATGTGGGAAGTGTAGGGATTTCGAGACTGTGAGGCTGATACATTCGATTGTGATCCGGCATGGGATGCAGTGCGCTCTGCGAGTGAGCAATTCAATTCTTGCCGTGTATGCAAAGTGTGGGGAGATGAGTTATGCAAAGAAGTTCTTCGAGAGTTTGGACAAGAGGAACAGCGTGACCTGGAATGCAATCATAACAGGGTGTTGCCAGAATGGTGAGATTGAGCAAGCTAGGAAATATTTTAATGCAATGCAGGAAGAAGGGGTTGAACCTTGTTTGCTAACTTGGAACATAATGATTGCCAGTTATATTCAGTTAGGACATTGTGATATTGCAAGGGATTTAATGAGGAGGATGGAAACTTTTGGGATTTCTCCTGATGTGTATACTTGGACTTCCATGATTTCTGGGTTTACTCAAAAGGGTTTTATACATCAAGCTTTTGATATATTGAGGGAGATGCTTTTATCAGGTGTGGAGCCCAATGGTATTACAATTGCCAGTGCTGTTTCGGCATGTGCATCTGTAAAATCACTATATGCAGGATCAGAAATCCATTCTCTTGCTATGAAGTTGGGTTTGGGTGATGATCTGGTAGTTGGTAATTCACTGATTGACATGTATTCCAAGTGTGGTAATCTGGAAGCTGCTCAGCGAGTTTTCGATATGATGTTAAAGAGAGATGTTTATTCTTGGAATTCAATTATTGGAGGATATTGCCAAGCTGGTTTCTGTGGCAAAGCCCATGATTTGTTTATGAAAATGCAGGAATCTGATTCACCTCCTAATGTTGTTACATGGAATATAATGATCACAGGATATATGCAAAATGATGATGAGGATCGGGCCTTGGATCTTTTACAAAGGATTGAGAAAGATGGGAAAGTTAAACGAAATGCAGCATCATGGAATGCGATAATTTCTGGATACCTGCAAAAAGGACTACTGGACAAGGGTTTGCAGATATTTCGGCAGATGCAGTCTTACCACACTTCTCCGAACACAGTTTCAATGCTAAGTATTCTTCCTGCTTGTGCAAATTTAGTGGCAGCAAACAAAGTGAAAGAAATCCACTGTTGTGCAGTGCGTAGAAATTTCATATCTGAAGCATATGTATCAAATATATTCATTGACACTTATGCTAAGTCAGGAAACATGATGTatgcaagaaaaatatttgatggATTGTCATCAAAAGATATAATCAGTTGGAATACTCTGATTGCAGGTTATGTTTTACATGGCCAGTCAGAGTTTGCTCTTGATCTTTATGGTCAGATGAGGAGGGAAGGACTTGAACCGAGTAGAGGTACTTTTGCAAGTATTATCTTAGCTTATAGTGATGTTGGAATGTTAGATGAGGGGAAGCATACTTTCTCCAGCATCAGTGAAGCATATCAGATTAGGCCGAGTCTGGAGCATTATTATGCAATGGTCTATTTGCTTGGTCGTTCAGGTAAACTTGCTGAAGCACTGGAGTTTATCGAAAACATGCCCATTGAGCCTACTTCCACCATATGGGCTGCCTTGTTTGCTGCCAGCAGGTGTCACCGAAATTTTGGATTGGCTATCCTTGCCGGAGAACGCATGCTTGAGTTGGAACCTGGAAATAATTTAACTCAGCTTTTACTTTCTCAGGCATATTACCTATGTGGGAAGTCTTGGGAAGCCCCAAAACTTACAAGGTTGGAGAAAGAAAAGGCTGTAAAGATACCGCTTGGGCAGTGCTGGATTGAAAGGAAAAACATGGTTCATACTTTTGTAGTTGGTTATCAGTCTAAGACATACTTGGACAAGCTACGCTCTTGGCTAAAACGGGTAGCGGTAAATGTCAACGCTTCCATTTCTGGCAATTTGCCTTCcattgaggaagaagatgaggaACATGGTAGCATTGTACATAGTGAAAAACTTGCATTTGCATTTGCTTTACTAGACTCTCATCATGAAGGACCTCAAGTTTTACGAATAGTAAAAAATTTGAGGATGTGTAGAGAATGCCATGACACTGCCAAGAATTTATCGTTGGCATATGGATGTGAAATATACTTAAGTGATTCAAATTGCTTACACCATTTTAAAGGTGGCTACTGTTCTTGTCAGGATTATTGGTAG
- the LOC107458314 gene encoding jacalin-related lectin 3, with protein sequence MEVSLSFDDSVKKPASHGPWGGSGGSHWDDGVYSGVRQLVIAHGTGIDSIQIEYDKKGSSIWSQKHGGSGGHKTDRVKLDYPDEFLTSVHGYYGSLNQWGPNFVRSLSFVSNKKTYGPFGVEQGTHFSVSASGTKIVGFHGKCDWYLDAIGVYMKPLKQPKPSKLLVQPQNQIASTNNFGGFSVIQGSVGETYDIVLAVRQKDNFGMLQSNNVPRKISHIKESKNTEHKVKVQEPESQTNNVPGKISHIKEYNNIEHKEKTAQLEKLPPKVAGVVKYKACGGTGGILFDDGCYTGIRQINLSRNVGIVWIRVLYDYEGESIWGYKQGGTGGFKTDKIVFDFPYEALTHISGYYGPMMYMGPIVIKSLTFHTSKRKYGPFGDEQGTYFTTKEKEGKVLGIHGRKGLFLDAIGVHVAEGKVIMPAATPPREITATKLMLAKPGAAEEVSCGVIKEPAPCGPGPWGGDGGRPWDDGVFSAIKQIYLTKDKEGICSIQIEYDRNKQSVWSVKHGGNGGDTMHRIKLEYPHEVLSCISGYYGSITKDEKHIIIKSLTFTTSRGQYGPYGEEVGKFFTSTTTEGKVVGLHGRSSFYLDAIGVHMQHWLGHQKASRSSLFKLF encoded by the exons ATGGAAGTCTCATTG AGTTTTGATGATTCGGTGAAGAAACCTGCATCACATGGGCCATGGGGAGGAAGCGGAGGATCACATTGGGATGATGGGGTGTACTCTGGTGTAAGGCAACTGGTGATAGCTCATGGGACAGGAATtgactccattcagattgaataTGACAAAAAAGGGTCCTCTATCTGGTCACAGAAGCACGGTGGAAGTGGCGGCCACAAAACTGATAGG GTGAAGCTTGATTACCCTGATGAGTTCTTAACTTCAGTTCATGGATATTATGGTAGCTTAAACCAATGGGGGCCAAACTTTGTTCGGTCACTAAGTTTCGTGAGTAACAAGAAAACTTATGGACCATTTGGTGTTGAACAAGGGACACACTTTTCAGTGTCAGCGAGTGGGACCAAGATTGTTGGGTTCCATGGCAAGTGTGATTGGTACCTAGATGCCATTGGAGTATATATGAAGCCCTTGAAGCAACCAAAGCCTTCCAAACTTCTTGTTCAGCCACAGAACCAGATTGCTAGTACTAATAATTTTGGTGGTTTTTCTGTGATACAAGGAAGTGTGGGTGAAACCTATGATATTGTTCTTGCTGTAAGGCAGAAGGACAATTTCGGTATGCTTCAGTCGAACAATGTCCCAAGGAAGATTTCTCACATCAAAGAATCCAAAAATACAGAACACAAAGTAAAGGTACAAGAGCCTGAGTCTCAAACTAATAATGTTCCTGGGAAAATTTCGCACATCAAAGAGTACAACAATATAGAACACAAAGAAAAG ACAGCACAATTGGAGAAGTTGCCTCCAAAGGTCGCAGGCGTGGTCAAATACAAGGCATGTGGTGGCACTGGTGGAATTCTTTTCGATGACGGATGCTATACTGGAATCAGGCAAATCAACTTGTCGCGTAACGTTGGAATTGTATGGATTAGAGTTTTGTATGATTATGAAGGAGAGTCCATTTGGGGATACAAACAAGGTGGGACAGGAGGATTCAAAACAGATAAG ATAGTATTTGATTTCCCTTATGAAGCGCTGACACATATATCTGGTTACTATGGACCTATGATGTACATGGGACCTATTGTTATAAAATCGCTTACTTTCCACACAAGTAAGAGGAAGTATGGTCCATTTGGGGATGAACAAGGAACTTATTTCACCACAAAGGAGAAAGAAGGTAAAGTGCTTGGCATTCATGGGAGAAAAGGTCTATTCCTAGATGCTATTGGTGTTCATGTAGCCGAAGGGAAAGTTATCATGCCAGCGGCAACACCTCCCAGAGAGATCACAGCTACCAAATTGATGCTAGCTAAACCAGGAGCAGCAGAAGAG GTTTCTTGTGGCGTAATCAAAGAACCAGCTCCATGTGGACCAGGCCCCTGGGGTGGAGATGGAGGTCGACCTTGGGACGATGGCGTCTTTTCGGCCATCAAGCAGATTTATCTGACAAAAGACAAAGAAGGCATTTGCTCTATTCAAATTGAATATGACAGAAATAAGCAATCTGTATGGTCTGTAAAGCATGGTGGCAATGGAGGAGACACCATGCACAGG ATAAAACTGGAGTATCCACATGAAGTCCTTAGTTGTATATCTGGCTACTATGGATCAATCACTAAGGATGAGAAGCATATAATTATCAAATCACTGACTTTCACTACCAGCAGAGGGCAATATGGTCCATATGGTGAAGAAGTAGGGAAATTCTTCACCTCAACCACTACAGAGGGCAAGGTGGTTGGTCTTCATGGGAGGAGCAGCTTTTACTTGGATGCCATTGGGGTCCATATGCAACACTGGCTTGGACATCAAAAAGCTTCAAGGTCCTCACTCTTTAAGCTATTTTGA